From the genome of Blautia pseudococcoides, one region includes:
- a CDS encoding ABC-2 transporter permease, with the protein MKSLILKDLFNIGHNAKSMLFILVVFAIALIPFSGVEGYIFVCAILCSMMIVTTFSFDNNSKWTRYAMIMPVSKKELVVGKFVVLTIFCAVGSLFGLVIGSIGGFAMRKITFDLAGIGELLFLALAAWVISLIFGSMSIPLVFKFGAEKGRVLLLVSFLIPAGICFGIYQLLAILGVELTDQLVFILLCCSPLLALAWCYVMYQISYHIFTRQEF; encoded by the coding sequence ATGAAAAGCCTTATTTTAAAAGATTTATTCAATATCGGCCACAATGCGAAATCCATGCTGTTCATTCTCGTGGTTTTTGCAATTGCGCTTATCCCATTTTCCGGCGTAGAGGGATATATATTTGTATGTGCAATTTTATGCAGCATGATGATCGTAACAACCTTTTCTTTTGATAACAATTCCAAATGGACACGATATGCCATGATAATGCCCGTTTCAAAGAAGGAGTTAGTGGTCGGAAAATTTGTTGTATTAACAATCTTTTGTGCTGTCGGCAGCCTGTTTGGTCTGGTGATTGGTTCCATCGGTGGATTTGCTATGAGAAAAATCACTTTTGACTTGGCGGGAATTGGGGAGCTGTTATTTTTGGCTTTGGCAGCATGGGTGATCTCCCTGATCTTTGGAAGTATGTCAATCCCCCTTGTGTTCAAATTCGGGGCCGAAAAAGGCCGTGTGCTGCTATTAGTATCATTTCTCATTCCGGCAGGGATTTGTTTTGGGATATACCAGCTTCTTGCCATACTGGGCGTTGAATTGACAGACCAGCTTGTTTTTATCCTGCTGTGCTGTTCTCCGCTCCTTGCATTGGCGTGGTGCTATGTAATGTACCAAATCAGTTATCATATCTTTACAAGACAGGAATTTTGA